A region of the Amycolatopsis sp. cg13 genome:
GCGCCGTGCACCAGGAGCGTTTCGCCAGGCAGCTGATCCAGCACTCGGGTGGCGGTTTCGATCGCACCCGCGGCACCGCCCGCCTCGGCCCAGCTCCACGCGACCGGTTTGGCGGCCCAGTGAACGAGAACGGCGTACTCGGCGTTGGCCCCGCGACGATCCGCGGCCGTCATGCCGAAGACGTGTGCGCCGAGCTCTATCCCAGGAACTCCATCGCCCACTTCGTCCACCACGCCAGCAGCGTCGTATCCCGTCCGGAACGGCAGCCTCGCACCTTTGCGCTCGCCGGACCGGATAGCGGTTTCGCCCGCGGAAAAGCCGGACGCGCGCACGGAAATGCGAATCTCGCCAGGTCCGGCGTGCGGTTCGGCGACATCGGCGACGTGCACGACGCTGGGCGGGCCATACTGATCAAACTGGACGGCTTTCATGCGTCCGACGGTATTCCAGCAGGTCAGCGGTCCAGGCGGAACTGAGAGGGGTGACGGCCGAAGTGAGACGGACCGACGCCGCGCACAACCGCGTGCGCATTCTCGCCACTGCCCGAGTGGCCTTCACCGTCCGCGGATACCGCGTGCCGATACGAGAGATCGCGCGGCAAGCCGAGGTGAGCGTCGCGACGGTCTATCGGCATTTTCCGACCAAAGACGCGCTGATCGCCGAAGCGTTCGCCGCGGAGCTGGGGCTGTGCTCGTCGATCGTCGAGGAGGGCCTTGCCGCGGCTGACCCGTGGCTGGGTTTCGTCCTGGCGGTGGAGAAACTCACCGAGGTGCACGCCCGTGAGCAGGGGTTTCGCGCGTTCGTCGCGCAATTGCCGCGACGCCTCGACTTCGCCGCCGACCGCGCCCGGACGCTGCGGCTGCTGCTCGAACTCATCCGCCGAGCCAAGGAAAGCGGCGATCTGCGCGCGGATTTCGTGCTGGAAGACCTTGTGCTGGCGTTGGTCGCGAACGAGGGCATCCAGGTGGAACCGCCTTCCGCCCGAGTCGCGGCGGTGCGACGGTTCACGGCGTTGCTGCTCCAGTCATTTCGGGCCCATCCGGGCGCTGAGCCGCTTCCGCCCGCGGTGCGGGTGCCGCTCAGCTAGAACCGAGGAACTTCAACACGGCCAGCACCCGGCGATTCGTATCGTCAGAAGCGGAAATCCCGAGTTTGGCGAAGATATTCGCGGTGTGTTTGCCGACCGCGCCTTCACTGAAGTGCAACCGGCTGGCGATCGCGGCGTTCGAACAACCCTCCGCCATCAAACCGAGCACTTCGCGTTCCCGTGGCGTCAGGGCCGCCAGCGGATCGGAAGCATTGCCAGCCACCAGTTTCGCGATCACTTCCGGATCCATCGCGGTCCCGCCCGCCGCGACCCGGCGGACCGCGTCAATGAACTGTTCCGCGTTGAATACCCGGTCCTTCAACAGATAGCCGACGGCGCCGGTGCCGTCCGCCAGTAATTCGCGCGCGTACAGCTGCTCGACGTGTTGCGACAGCACGAGAATCGGCAGTCCGGGCGTCTCCCGCCGAGCGGCGAGTGCGACCTGCAAGCCCTCGTCGGTGTTGGTCGGCGGCATTCGTACGTCCACAATGGACACATCAGGCCGGTGTTCCCACAGCGCGGCGGCGAGTTCGGGGCCGGAGCCGACGGCCGCGACGACGTCGAAGCCGTGCGCGACGAGCAGATGGGTCAAACCGTCTCGGAGGAGGTACTGGTCTTCGGCGACGACGGTCCGGGGTCGAGCTGGCACGGCACCTCCACAATCGCCTCCGTCGGGCCGCCCGGCGGGCTGGTCAGCGCCAACCTACCGGCGAATCCGGACAGCCTCCGCTCGATCCCGCGCAAAC
Encoded here:
- a CDS encoding TetR/AcrR family transcriptional regulator; this translates as MRRTDAAHNRVRILATARVAFTVRGYRVPIREIARQAEVSVATVYRHFPTKDALIAEAFAAELGLCSSIVEEGLAAADPWLGFVLAVEKLTEVHAREQGFRAFVAQLPRRLDFAADRARTLRLLLELIRRAKESGDLRADFVLEDLVLALVANEGIQVEPPSARVAAVRRFTALLLQSFRAHPGAEPLPPAVRVPLS
- a CDS encoding response regulator — protein: MPARPRTVVAEDQYLLRDGLTHLLVAHGFDVVAAVGSGPELAAALWEHRPDVSIVDVRMPPTNTDEGLQVALAARRETPGLPILVLSQHVEQLYARELLADGTGAVGYLLKDRVFNAEQFIDAVRRVAAGGTAMDPEVIAKLVAGNASDPLAALTPREREVLGLMAEGCSNAAIASRLHFSEGAVGKHTANIFAKLGISASDDTNRRVLAVLKFLGSS